One genomic window of Camelina sativa cultivar DH55 chromosome 5, Cs, whole genome shotgun sequence includes the following:
- the LOC104784804 gene encoding cyclin-B2-2-like isoform X1, translating into MCRPQEETKKLEILASFLIELALVDYEMLQYSPSLLAATAVYTAQSTIHGFSEWNNTCEFHSHYSEHQLLECCRRMVRLHQKAATDKLTGVHRKYSSSKFGYITTKYEAALFLVSDSH; encoded by the exons ATGTGCAGACCTcaagaagagacaaagaag CTTGAGATCTTGGCGTCGTTCTTGATCGAGCTTGCCCTTGTGGACTACGAAATGCTTCAGTATTCACCATCCTTGCTAGCCGCCACTGCAGTGTACACAGCTCAATCTACAATCCATGGCTTCAGTGAATGGAACAACACTTGTGAATTCCACAGTCACTACTCAGAACATCAGCTCCT AGAATGTTGTAGAAGAATGGTTAGGCTGCATCAGAAAGCTGCAACGGATAAACTAACAGGAGTACATAGGAAATACAGCTCCTCCAAATTCGGATACATAACAACAAAGTATGAAGCTGCACTCTTTCTTGTGTCAGATTCTCACTAA
- the LOC104784804 gene encoding cyclin-B2-2-like isoform X2, protein MENDESPSPNRGLYNCLCHDDDDDTRSRKVGIEMKRQNRRGALSVINQNLVGSKAYPCVVNKRRDLKKRQRSLRSWRRS, encoded by the exons ATGGAAAACGACGAGTCTCCTTCACCAAATCGAGGCTTATACAATTGTCTTTGTCATG atgatgatgatgatacgagAAGCAGAAAAGTCGGAATAGAGATGAAGAGACAGAACAGGAGAGGAGCTTTGAGTGTGATTAACCAGAATCTCGTTGGTTCAAAAGCTTATCCTTGCGTTGTTAACAAGAGAAGAG ACCTcaagaagagacaaagaag CTTGAGATCTTGGCGTCGTTCTTGA